In the genome of Fusarium poae strain DAOMC 252244 chromosome 1, whole genome shotgun sequence, the window TTGCTATTAGTAAAGGAAAGGATGATGACTTAGGAGATACCCGAGTTACGGGTAGGTAATACAAGAGCTGGTTGTCTATTCATGGACGAAGAGGCAATTGAACTATAAAGATACAACCTCAGATATAGAGCTTGAAACGTGGCATACCATTATTGAGAAGAAAGCCGTGTGCCAGCAACAGcgtctgggagacgaaatgATGGACACGTCTCTGATCCTGGTGGAGCTGAGATAACTTTGAGATACAAACAATCCTCTGGTGGTGATTGAGAATGAGAGACAGATGACAAATGTGGATTATTCAGGTGCTTCTGACTGGAATCAGGAAATTGATTTCTCACATCCTTTTTGGGACGGACGATAATTGGCATTCTTGGACCGAATATCCAACCGGAGTTGTCATATGACAGTCTCTCTGTCAGACTAATTCTTCAGCTCAACTCAATCATAACTTGACCGCCACACACATTTCAAGGAAACTATTGgacttttattttctttcgTCTAGAATTCATGACCGATTCCCTACGGACGGACTCTGTGAGGAGATGCAGCCAATCGTCGATCCTCGGGGCGAGGCGATACTACAAGCTGCATCGGGGATTGTGCAGATCTGTACAAGAGGCAGCTGAGGACAAGAAATGCCAGGTCCAAGCTGAGACATAGACTCGGACTAAAAGTTAGTAAAATCCTTTGACTGTCAGCTCTAGTGATTGCTGCATTACGCTAGGCCCGGGCCTCAGACTGTTGATTCGATGAGATCTTGGAGACAAGATGTAAGCAGTGCTGTAATGATGATTTCATTGGGGGCCATGTCTAAAAAAAGGGGCAGCAGTTGGGTGACATTGATACTAAAAGAAGCAGAGAGTATTGGTGTGTAATATACATATCCAGACGTTTGTAAGATCATATCATAGGTATATTGAGGTTGAGCACAACAACATGCGGAACCTTGGGTTCCGTATACTAAGAACGACCATTTCTAGCTTTTAAATATACAACACTAGGCCAAGCTCTTGCAACTAAAACTCAGTGATCCTTGCACTCTCTGTGGGGTATTATTAATGAAGCATATAAATTGTTTGTCGATCCTCAGTAGTCTTGCAGGCACTCTGAATTAGCCAATCTAACTGGCGAGGGAACCTGAGTTATCAGATGACAGAAAGTTAAATATGTACAGAGGAAGCTTTTAAAAGttttatctatataagaATTACACTAGTATTATACTAGTAGGCACTAATAAGggttaaagtaaaataaaagtaaatatatttttaaaaagttatttttatatttaattatttttacctttaagatatttattttctctttttaatttaataatttcttaaatatattaaaatattcttttaatttaagctttaattttcttttataatattattaattaaatagctttttatttataaatagctttaatttaattacttaaaatatttttctttattattattctctttaaatataattaaattagcttaatagtatttaaattaaagctatttttatattaaaaaagctattaaatattactaaaattaaatactttttattatatatagtaaatatatattaatactttattttcttaaataataatatttagccttttttttatatatttctatataaaaagtaataattttaatataaaaaccttttattaatattattattaattaatattattttttttattatttttaataaatttcttattttttttattttatttctatttagGCTTTTTacttagcttattatataagcttatttttcttatacttatttctattttttaaattatttttatttttaatttaagctttttattaaatactttaataatttcctttaaatcttttactttttttttaatctttaaagattaataataataaagaccttttttattatataaaaaaagccttaaaatataaattctataatacttttttactttttataaatataattataaaaaaattacttattaagtcttttttatatataataatttccttatttatataaaagtattataatagttttatttaattaaataatttttttttaattctttaaagtttaattttaataagtaaaatattaagctaattaatttttttttattttttttattaacctaggcttttttattaactttattttttaaaatcccttaataataagtatttaatatatagttataattaatatttttatttttattatattaagtttattaataatattaatataaatttttttttcttaaatttattatattatattttattaattattaaatttttagctttttatataatcttttttaaatacttattatataaaatatctttaaaatatttattttttaaaattaataattaattataaagattaaacttttataagattatataaatatatatttaattaatttattaaattaaatattttaatatttttattattttaataaaaaatttattattataaaaagccttaaaaaagataataaaagtatatattataatatttatatttaaagttatattataaaagctttaagagaattaagaatattaaaaaattagCTTTTAGCTTATAGAAAGGTCTATAGAGGGTCTATAGAAGGTTTATAGAGAATAAAatccttaattataattttactttatttactgATCTCCTAGGGTACCCTAGCTTCTGCAAGGGGGCGAGATAAAACTTTTGAAAGCTTCCTCTGTAAGACCGATAATAAACTATGGATCCTGTCAACTGCGGATCATGCTTGAGTTGACACCCATGAGcattataactataatctGTCGTAAGCATCCTATAAGTTTCACAATCGTCTTTGTTTACACTTTGGCCTGCGCATCATTCGCTGTGCCTGGCAGTTTCAACGCTTCAAGCCTCAAGCCGTTAGTCTTAACAGCCGACGTGCATATTCACTTATTAACAAAACGCCACAGCACCCTTGACATCCATCGTATATGGGAAAGTATtcattttattttctttgtctGTCCGCGGCCCTAAAATACCCCTGCCGCTAGTACTAGTAGGCATTATCAGGTAAGAAGACGAAAAGTAATGTGCCCCGGTACTAGAAATATGAACAAATGTACAGTAAACGAATCGAAAAGCATCACGCCTTGGTCGCAGACCCATTTCCACTGCTGGTTTCAATTACAGAGCGAAAGCGAGCGCAAAGACACCAGCCAGAGCCAGGTTGAGCGGCACAGCCATAGCAGAGCCGGCGTTGGGGCCAACGGCGTCAGTCGCAGTAGAGACTGGTGCTTCAGTGCTGGGGTTGGGCGTGTTCGTGGGCGTCAAAGGGACAGTCTCGGTGGGAGTAGGCAGGTAACCCGGGGCAGAGTAAGACTCGCTGGTGGCAGGAGGCTTGATCTGAGAGACAAAGTTGGCGCATGTGATGCGAGTCTTGTTGGCGTAATGAAGGACGAAAGAGCGGTTTCCGAAGAAGGCACCGATGCCTTCCTTGGTGGAAGCGTAGTAGTCAATGTACTCGGTCTCGAAGGGGTCGCTTGTGATCTTTCCATGCTTGCCACTGTTGTCTCCGACCTGGCAAGATTCAGGCTTCTCGGCATCACATGGAGGCTCCTCGCCACGCGCAAAAGGGTCGAGGTGAGCAAGAGTCGCAGTGCAGTTGCCGTTGTCAGGTACAGGGTCAACGTGAATGTGGTAGGCTGTATCAAGGTCAGTATGTGTATACTATATTGAAACACTTGAGTTTGACTTACTGAAAGGTCCACCTTCTTTGGGGAGGTTGCTGAACTTGACCATAAACTTCACGCCTTGACCAGAGTCGGTAGCCTGGGCGTGAATGTAACCCTTGACATTTCCATCGATGGCGGCATCCTTAAAGAAGGGCTCCTTGGGGAGAGTGGCCTTGTATCCAACACCAGGAGGGTTGTCATTGACTCGAGGAGCATCCTGAGCAACAGCCTGACCGGCACAGGCCGAGAGAAGAACAGCTGCGAGAGCTTGAGCGCGCATTTTGAGTAAGTTGGcgatataaaaaaaagagtaggtatgtatgtattgtAAGCTGTAAGCGAACAGGTGGTGCAACTAAAGGTAGTTGCAGTATTAAAGAACGAGCGAACCACTAGGGTCTGACAAATTAATTTAGGTGCTGAGACTGGCTCAAGGGTGAATCAGTAATTTTAGGTAGACCGAGGTGATGGAAAGCTtcagtgacagtgacagtaACAAAGCAGGACGGGAGGGAGGAAAGGCTGAGCGGCGTCCATGTGCTCTATATATAGCGGGAGGCGCTGAAGCTTCCAATCGCCAAGCCTGAAGCGTCATCACTGGTTTGGCGGCGTTGACTAGGATCATTTTGCACGGCGATTATTCAACAACCAAGAACAAAGACCAAGCCTGACAGGGCATGGATGTTGCGGCAAATGTTATGCTAAATGCCGCGCCTAAATTGAGGGCAATACCAAAGTCCCTGTTTCTATCTGTTCTTTGATCTAGCGGTCCATCACTGGCAGCGCAAAGGGCAGCAAGAGGCTCTTGACCTTTCCCAACGAATATACTGAATTGTTCAACTACAAACGCGGGGAGGACGATCCATTCTTTGGGGCCCTGCAGCATGCAATAGTCTCTGAGGAGAGGCATGTCAGCCCAACGATTGGTGCTCACGGCTCTTGGTTCCGCGAGAGCCCGTATTCACTGTCAACGTGGCTTAGCTCGGCATCGTTCTGCTGTGCTCTGGtttggtctggtctggtccgGTCTGTTTCGCCGTGCTTTGTTTTACTTTTTGCTTGTTTCAACAGACCATGACCATGCCACGACAAGATCATATTCACTCTTCCGAACGCCGTGTTTGCTAAAGGCGGTGCGTCACTGACAGGAGGGAGGAAGGGAGGTTTGCGTTACCTTGCACAGACACCCACGGAcctgaataatatttaaatcaGTCACTGCTCGCTACGATCTGTGATGGTATGGTGCTGTGTTGCACCTGGATAAAAAACTACATGTGTAATGATGGCATCACGGATCCCCAGTCCACCCTCGTCAGCCTCCGAGCCCTGGTATTACCGCATCGAGACAAAACATCTCAGAGTCACTGCCCAATTTCCAGTCttggcttttttatttattcaaTGCTTTGTAGGACAAGACTCAATCAGATTGTCACTATAAGCTCAAGTTCAAACATGACACAACCAAGATACGTGGGCGATCATATAAACATCATCTGACTCTGGCGTTTCgtcttgttttgtttcgTTTCGTGTAGCTGAGCGTACCTGAAGCTATTGGAGGTGAAGCTACCAGACCTTAAATGCCAAGGTCGCTTACACCACCAATACCATTCTGCTGTGGAAGACAGGACTAACCTGTTtaatcaacaccaacactaCAGCGTTCAATAGCGTGCTCGATCACGAACTCGTAAAGCTTAGTTACGCTTTAGCTTCAAGACCCTATCTAGTGCCTATTCAGGTCAGAGCACAGTACGCTCATTCAGGTGCACGCACACACACATACAGGCTTGGAAGATGCAATGCCTGCTTGACGTTGGTCTATCACATCCCTTTGATATCCCATGGGTTTCAGAATATACAGTGGAGTTGTTACTTGAAAATCACTTGTATTACAGCTGATTTACAAAAAGCAATAAGAAATAAGTATGGAAGCCTATAGCTTACAATACATGGATTAAATCCATGTTGCATCCGAGACCAGATAGAGATCCTGCttataccttagtaggtagacaGGGTCCAGTGTGGAGGATTGCTATTGTGGCACATGGCAGAGTGGCTGTGCATATGACTGTGGCGCTAGCCCAGCCTTACCAGTGAGGCAGGAAAGGAGCTCAACGGCGACACATTAACGCATCACCAGCTCGAAAGTCATCGCCATCAAAGTCGCAACCAACGATCCATCGCTTCAATCCCCGTAACAAAACCCCGATCGCATCCCAATAACCGAGCTTTTCCTCCAATCGCCCATCATGAAGCCCGTCGTCAGCGCCTTCAACGCGTGGGGATGGTTCGTCATCCCGTCCAACTTGCTTCATCCCATCATGGAAAGGCTAACATGAAGCTTCCAGCACTGTTCTCTCCGTCTTCGCCATTGTAATCCTTAGCGCTCTCGCCGGTGTGTACCGAAGTGGTCACGAAGAGTTTACCGGTGGTGTCGATGATCCCGAGGATGGCAAGGCTGTTTCAAACACCATCTTTACAGCCGTCCTGGTCTATGCTGTACGTGATTACACCCTTATATCTAGATGAGAACTCGCATCTGACTCGCATCTATAGGCTTTCTTCGTCTTTTGCGGTCTCCAGGGACTCCTCCACGCCCGAGAAAGCCGCCGAGGCGCGATCGCTCTGTAACAACACTTACTTGACTTTTATCCGAGCGGCGAGTAGAGCACGACATGACACGGAACCAGGCGTTCTGGATATAATTATCGATTTGGAATTGGGATGGCACTGTTTTTGAAAGCTGAGCATGGCTGGTGCCTGTGTGTAGGGCAAGCAAGCGGGCACAGCATGGCGACAACCGAGACGCGTGTACTCGGCTGAAGATACGCGATGTACGGTTTTGATTGTTTAGACGGCTCATGGAAATTGCGTTATGAAAATTGATTCTTCGGCTGTACTACGCGACATGCGTAATCTTGCTATTCCACATGAGCACAGCCGAACTGATAGTGGATGTGTTTGGGTTTGGCCGTTCTGAAGTCCATTGGGGTAGTCATTGTCCAGGACACGATACTTCTAACATGGTTAGGCTGCAATTGAGCTTTGCCAGAGTACAGAGCCGGTTACGGTCCTTTTGTGAAGTATCACAACTCAGCTCCATCCTCAATGTTAGTAATGTCAGCCGGACGTCATTATACGGACCGGCGAGGTGGGGCCGCTCCGGATGATGCCGAACGGAACAGAAGCTGTCAATGGTCGTTTTGACGGTTCCATTTGATTGCAACTTTATACGTCACAGCCacctaataaaaaataacctCGAAATATACATAAACATATCTTATCAGCGTACATATGCATGCCCCTCTTTTTGACGGTCGTGTATCGTCATATTCGCGTGGATAAAGTGAAAGTAACTACAGTCTGGGCGCGCATCAACCGTCATGGCTCATGGTTCCGGTCATGATGATTGGCTCGGAGGAGCAAGCTATAAGATCTCGTATCATGATGTGAGGATATAGCTACCAGATAAAATGAAGAAAATGTCAGCGCATTCGTTTTTGCTTGGCTGGCCCCGTTAATGTGACGAAGAAGTATCTACAATACCCTGACTGTAGTGTCGTCATCGATCGATCTTCATCAGGATTCGGATTGAAAGCTCCGCGTCTTCGTGCGTGGGCAGGTATTAAACAGAGAATGCTGCTGTCGTAGACTTTCTGGAGGAaatccttttttctttccaatCTTCAAAAGTTCGGTTTGCTGTTAATTCAACTGTCACATCACTCAAAAATGACGACTCAAAACTTCAAGAATGGTAAAACTCCCTACTCACGATATCTCACAAAACCAATGGTACAAAGACTTACCGAAAATCAGAGAAGGACATTCCTGTCTCTCACCAGGACTTTCCTGGCACGGAAAGGGATATGCCCAACCCCCAGGCCACCCGAGACGAGCTCCCCGAAGCTGGCGGTAACTCGCGAACGTATCAAGGCTCCGGTAAGCTCAAGGGCAAGAGAGCATTGATTACTGGAGGTGACAGCGGTATCGGTGCTGCCTCAGCTCTTCTTTTTGGCCGAGAGGGTGTTTCGGATATCGTCATTGCCTATCTGCcagaagaggagaaagaTGCCCAGGATACCAAGAAGCAGGTTGAGGCCGAGGGTGCCAAGGTTCATCTTATCTCTCTCGATCTCTCCAAGCAGGAGAACTGCAGAAAGCTTGTTGACTTTGCCGTTGAGAAAATGAAGGGAATTGATATTCTCTTTAATAACGCTGCTTGTAAGTTTTTCAACATGACTATTGATATTGA includes:
- a CDS encoding hypothetical protein (SECRETED:SignalP(1-20)), with amino-acid sequence MRAQALAAVLLSACAGQAVAQDAPRVNDNPPGVGYKATLPKEPFFKDAAIDGNVKGYIHAQATDSGQGVKFMVKFSNLPKEGGPFTYHIHVDPVPDNGNCTATLAHLDPFARGEEPPCDAEKPESCQVGDNSGKHGKITSDPFETEYIDYYASTKEGIGAFFGNRSFVLHYANKTRITCANFVSQIKPPATSESYSAPGYLPTPTETVPLTPTNTPNPSTEAPVSTATDAVGPNAGSAMAVPLNLALAGVFALAFAL
- a CDS encoding hypothetical protein (TransMembrane:2 (i7-31o51-75i)~BUSCO:59238at5125) yields the protein MKPVVSAFNAWGCTVLSVFAIVILSALAGVYRSGHEEFTGGVDDPEDGKAVSNTIFTAVLVYAAFFVFCGLQGLLHARESRRGAIAL